Sequence from the Fodinibius salicampi genome:
TTTCTTGCGTTTGGTTGAACGTATTCCATTGACAAACTTGCCATTAACGGCCAGCTTCAGCGTACCATCGACACAAACAACAATATATCGATTCCATTCTCCCGTACCGTTCACTCTGTTCTCCAGGGCATAACTTCGGCCCTCAATTTCAGAAGGATTATCAGGAATCGTTCCCTCAAGATTCATTGCCGGGAAAAGATGACCGTGTACATATTCAATAGGACGATCATTGATCTCGGCCCACTGAACATCCAGCATTTGCACTTCCATACCCTTAGGATAGGGCTGATCTTTGTAAGGCTTACCATCAGCCCAAACAAACACTCCGGAATTTCCGCCGGGCTCCATATGACGCCATTCTATATCAAGAATAAAATTCTGATACATCTTTTCTGTACGCATCACTCCAATGGGCTGCCCAGTACACTTTAGAATTCCTTCTTCCACCCACCACGTGTCGGCAGAGGTATTCACATCCTTAAATCCACTTAAATCCTTTCCGTTAAAAAGTGGTTTAAAAGAAAGCACCTCCTCCCCAGCTGAATGCTCTTTATCTGAACTTTGCGACAGTGGATTCCCAAAAAATGCGGCTCCCAACAATGCCTGCCTTGCAAAAGTGCGTCGATCCATGATATCAGGAATAGCGTTGTACAGGAGCAGGTGCGGATCCTACTACAGGTGGATTTTCCGGCACTCCGCTAACGGGACCAAATTCATATTTTCCGGGGCCCAACCTAAGATCGGAATTAACCACTTGCTCCCAGGTAATTTCCTTACCGGTATAAGCGGCCATTCTGCCCATCAATGCCATTCTTGTCGAATTAATCTGGATTTCCGAGTCATTAATATAGTTCCCGGTGCGAATTGCTGTCACCAGCTCTATATGTTCCTGAACATACGGGTTATTTACATACCAATCGGATTCTTCATTGTCATCTTCGGGATACGGATACTCCCAGATAACTTCTCCCTGGTGATTGTATAATGTACCAGTTGCATCGGCATAACCTTTAGTTCCGGTTATATGCTGTACTTTATCATTGTCACAATCATTAATCTGTCGGGTAGCACAATGAACGCGTCGTCCATCTTCATATTCATAGGCCACACTAAAGTGGTCAAACTTATTACCCGAAACTTCTTGAGCCCGTCCCCCATAACCAACTGCCTTGGAAGGGAATTCTCCAATGTGCCAGTTCATAACATCTAGTTCATGGATAAACTGTTCCACAAAATGATCGCCGGAGAGCCATGTATAATTCTGCCAGTTTCGAATCATGTATTCCATTTCACTCCACTGATCCTGGCGCTCGACCCACCAAATAGCCCCTCCGTTCCGCAAAATATTGGCACCAATTACGTCTCCTATTGCGCCATCGGCAACACGCCGCTGTGTTTCGATAAAATCTTTCTGATATCGGCGAATGGTTCCACTAACCATGCACAGGTTTTTCTCCTTTGCCTTTTCGGTCGTCTCCATCATTGCTCGGGCACCAACCGGATCAACGGCTACAGGTTTCTCCTGAAATACGTGCTTTCCGGCATCAATGGCTGCGGCTACATGTTGAGGACGAAAATGCGGAGGCGTGGCGAAAATAACCACATCAACATCAGAATCTATGACTCCTTTGTAATTATCGAAGCCGGTATAACAGTTTTCATCGGGTATCTCTACATCACGGGCTTTACCTAAAAGTTCACGACATTTTTGGAGCTGATCCTCAAATATATCTCCCAATGCAACTATCTCAAGATTAGGACCAGCATCCAGAAAGTTTACAGCGGCACCACTGCCTCGCCCACCGCAGCCAACTAAGCCTGCTTTAAGAGGTTCTCCATCCGGCGCCTGATTCCTTAGTGATAGTGGAGTGCCTTCCTTTAGCTCAGCAACGGCATCTGAGGTAGCACAGTTTGTTAGAAGTCCGGCTGCACCAAAAGCTCCTACTGTACTCCATGCTGCAGTTGATAAAAACTCACGGCGACTTTGCTTTTTCTTATCCATAAATTAAGTATCCCAGTCTATATCTATAGGTTAACAATGTTTGTATTCTTTAATGTAAGAAAGCCTTGCTAGTAACAACAGTTAAACTGCTAATGAAGACAGTCCGAAATTGTAATTAATATCTTTTTAATCATAACTTCAACAATGATTAATAATGAAGTGAAGAAATAAATATTTATCAAACATTGATAAACAAAAGTTTAGCTTTTCTTTTCATTATTTATTTGCCATTAGATTATGTAGCACATCGTATTTTTTTTAGATTAGGATGAATGGCTCTTTTGGAATATGTCGTTTCCATTTCATACACTCATTTGTCTGGGGGTAGCCGCTTTTACAAGTATTTTCAATGTGAACAACCACAAATTTTAATACAAAAATACCGTTTTAGTAATGAGCAACGATGTTATCAATATTTTAGTAGTTGGATGTGGAAACATGGGTACTTCCCATGCACGGGCCTATGACCGACTGAAAGGTGTACAAATTATCGGCTTAGTTAGTAGAGGTCCTGAAAGCAGAAATCGACTTTCCGATGAACTGGGAGGTCTGCCCACTTTTGATAACTACGAGGAGGCTCTTGAACAAACAAAACCTGATGCTGTTTCTATCAATACCTATCAGTCTACCCACGCCGACTATGCCATTCAGGCTTTAGGCCATGGAGCCCATGTTTTTGTGGAAAAACCATTGGCGGAAACTGTTAATGAGGCACAGGCGGTGGTAAAAGCTGCCCAACAAGCTGATAAAAAATTACTGGTTGGCTATATTCTGCGCCATCATCCCGGCTGGATCCAATTTGTGGAACAGGGGCAGAAACTAGGAAAACCGCTTGTTATGCGTATGAACCTAAACCAGCAGAGTACGGGTCCCCAATGGCAGGTTCATAAAAATCTTATGTCTTCAATGTCCCCTATTGTTGATTGTGGCGTACATTATGTAGATATGATGTGCCAGATGACACAGTCTCTTCCAGTAAGTGTTCATGCTATTGGCGCGCGACTGACAGAAGAAATTGATTCTGACATGTACAACTATGGTCAGCTGCAAGTGACCTTTAAGGATGGTTCTGTTGGATGGTACGAGTCCGGCTGGGGACCTATGATGAGTGAATCAGCCTATTTTATTAAAGATGCCATTGGACCCAATGGAAGTATAAGTGTCCAGAAGAATACCTTTGATGGAAATCGTGGAAAATCGGCTGATATTGAAGAACATACCAAAATAAATAAGCTCCTGGTGCACTATTCGGATACCAATGACGAGGGGAACCTTATTAAAGATGATATCGTAATAGAGACTCCTGATGAGCCAACTCACGATGAGCTTTGTTTTTACGAACAAGAATACTTTATCAAAGCGATCCGGGAAGACCTTGACCTGAATGATCACATGCTGGCCGCAGTGCAAACACTCCAAATAGTTCTTGCATGTGACGAATCGGTTAAGACTGGGAAGAAAGTAAAATTATAGATTATCTGTCTTCTTAAAACATCCTATTGTATGGTTACACTACCTTTCTATAGATAGACTCTAAATGAGCCTTCTATCATCAATAATTATTTCCTAACAGGAAGATGTTGTTAATTTACTACAATAGGATCTATATGGAACACTTATATCTACGGTCAGGTTAACATTAAATGTAGCATCAAGTTTTTAATTTCTTGTACAACCAATATAAATTGTACCAATTTTCTGATTTAGAAATACGATGAGAAAAACCAGATGGTTTTGTAGCCTGCTTAAACAGGCATTGGTAGAGCTACAAAAAAATGATCCCCTAAGGTTAAGTTCTTCTACCGCTTTTTTTGCGATGTTTTCGCTGATCCCCATCATCGTACTTTTGTTAGAGTTTTTGGGCATTGCCATTCAGATACAACCATTGAAAGAGGAAATTTTTAATACCTTGCAGGAAATCCTTGGGGGAGAAGCGGCAAACTATTTAGCCGATACACTGGCTAATATTCAGAATATGCAGGAGGGCTTTTTTACTACTGCTGGATTACTCATTTTTCTTGTTTTTATAGTAACCACATTGTTTAATGTTGTTCACAATTCATTTAATCAAATTCTTAAGGTCAAATTAAAAGATCCTAGTCTCCATTTTTTCTTAAAAAACAGGGGACTATTCTTAGTCATCATTTTTGTGGGTGGAATGTTATTACTCGCCAGCTTTATTATCGATGTCATCATCAACTTTGCAGGAAATCATATTTTTTACCTTATAAATATCCATTCCACAATTGTATTTATACTGGATATGATTTTTTCAATGGCCTTATTTACTACCTGGCTGGCCATCGTGTACAAGTATTTACCTGACATGAAATTACCCTGGCGACCCGTCTGGATAGGATCATTCATTACTACCGTATTAGCTTTTATCGGACAATTTATTTTGGGCAAGATCATTGCTATGGGAAATTTGAATAGCATTTACGGATCTTCTGCCTCCACTATTTTAGTCTTGTTATTTATTTTCTATGCTTCCTTTCTCCTTTATTACGGTATTTGCTTGATAAAAATTTATGCAGAAGAGAACAATTATGATCTTGAATCCATAAAATATGCCGTTCAATACGAAATAAAAGAAATCGAATAATCTACGGCCTTTAAAAAAGATCGATTTTATTCTTTAAATCGGGGGTACCCGTCCATGCTGAGGTTTTACTAAAATTTCCTCAACAATCGTTCGGGTGGAAAGTTGGGTAAGATTCAGGATAATTTTTGCCACATCATCCGGATCAATAAGCAGGTCGCGATCAATGAGGGATCCCTCCCATGAGGTCGATTGTGTCTGACCCAAATTTACAGCAGTCACTCCTACTTCGGTATTCATTAATTCCTGCCGCAATGAACGGGTGTATCCCAAGAGAGCATGCTTGGATGCCGAATAGGCTCCACTGTCCTTTAAACCTTCTATGGCACCTACTGAGCATATATTAATAATTAGGGCATGAGATTTTTCCTTCAGCTTATCCAGAAAGTAATTGGTTATATTGACAGCTGAATATAAGTTCGACTGTATCTGCTCCACAAGCTCTTCATGGGATGTTTTTGCCAAAGGTTTTAACAGAAAAGAGCCAGCGTTATTTATCAAAAACTGTGGTTGAGGAAAGTTATCGGGGAACTTCATCTTTTTTACTGCCTTAGGATTGGAGGCATCACATTTTATGATTTCTACATCATTATCTCCCATCTTGCGACAGAGCGTTTGTGTATCTTTCAGATCTGATTTCGTACGGGCAATAAGAAGAAGTGCAAAGTCTGTCTCTCTTGCAAAAGCCATAGCAATCCGTCGTCCTATTCCCCGGCTTGCTCCCGTAATTACGACAGAATGAGTTTTCTGATCCGTCACTATCGGACTCCCATAAATTTATGAGTTTGCAAGCTGATTCCCCACTCCGGATTTTCCTTAACATAATCTATAATAAGCTCAACTGCTCCCTCCTTTTCCCATTCCGGTTGAAGCAGAAGTTGGGTATTCTCCGGGCATTTATCGGCATTTTTCTCAGCCCATTCCAGATCCTTGCTCGTCAATACAACGACCTTTAATTCATCCACATAGGGAAAAATATCATCGATCGGTTCTTTAAAACGCTTGGGGGAAAGTGTTATCCAGTCCAGGTAACCCGATAACGGAGATGAACCGCTGGTTTCCATATGAGTTTTAATTCCCGCCCGTTTTAGTTGAAAAGTCAGAGGATCCAAATCGTGTAATAGTGGTTCGCCTCCTGTAATGACGGCAAATTCTGCCCCGCTTTCCTTCGCACGCTTTACAATATTACCAACCGATTCTCGGGGATGTGCCTCTTCGTCCCAACTTTCCTGTACATCGCACCACCAGCAGTTGATGTCGCATCCTGCAGTACGAATAAAATAGGCCGGACGACCGCTATGTGCTCCTTCTCCCTGGATAGTGTAGAAATCCTCCATCAGGGGATATTCAACGTTCTTCATCTTATCCGAAGCAATTATGGTTTCCAGTTGATCCTGTGACTTAAACATGTAGAAAATTTCTTATTGAATTCACAATACTTCTAAAAATAGCCAATATTAAAGATAATAAGAATTATTAAAGCAGATTAATATACATTCCAATACTATTATCCTTTCCTGCTTTTTACTCATATATTTTCAATATTTTTGTTGTCTTTAAAAAAGATGCTGGCTATCATTAATGAAGTTATAGAACTATTTACTTTGTAAATATGACTATTCATCAGATACTTATAAATTTAAGATATAGTTAACCATAATGCGTACCTCCTATCAAAATAATATTCTCGTTGCCTTGCTAGTTGCCGTTGGCATTGCCCTAGCCGGGTGGTTTATTGGGGACGGCTTTATAGAAGCCAGAAGCGGCGATCGTTATGTGACAGTTAAAGGGGTTTCTGAACGTGATGTTATGGCTGATATGGCTTTGTGGCCTATTCGATACGTAGCCGCCGGAAATAATCTGAATACAGTGCAACAAAAAATACGCCAGGACCAAAACCGTATTCAAACTTTTTTAGAAGCACATGGTATAGCAGAAGAGGCTATAGAATTACAAAACCTCGAAGTAACGGATCGCACGGCCCAATCGTACCAGTCGGGTTCTTATGAAAACCGTTTTATACTCGAACAGACGCTGATGGTT
This genomic interval carries:
- a CDS encoding 7-carboxy-7-deazaguanine synthase QueE encodes the protein MFKSQDQLETIIASDKMKNVEYPLMEDFYTIQGEGAHSGRPAYFIRTAGCDINCWWCDVQESWDEEAHPRESVGNIVKRAKESGAEFAVITGGEPLLHDLDPLTFQLKRAGIKTHMETSGSSPLSGYLDWITLSPKRFKEPIDDIFPYVDELKVVVLTSKDLEWAEKNADKCPENTQLLLQPEWEKEGAVELIIDYVKENPEWGISLQTHKFMGVR
- a CDS encoding YihY/virulence factor BrkB family protein, producing the protein MRKTRWFCSLLKQALVELQKNDPLRLSSSTAFFAMFSLIPIIVLLLEFLGIAIQIQPLKEEIFNTLQEILGGEAANYLADTLANIQNMQEGFFTTAGLLIFLVFIVTTLFNVVHNSFNQILKVKLKDPSLHFFLKNRGLFLVIIFVGGMLLLASFIIDVIINFAGNHIFYLINIHSTIVFILDMIFSMALFTTWLAIVYKYLPDMKLPWRPVWIGSFITTVLAFIGQFILGKIIAMGNLNSIYGSSASTILVLLFIFYASFLLYYGICLIKIYAEENNYDLESIKYAVQYEIKEIE
- a CDS encoding Gfo/Idh/MocA family protein → MDKKKQSRREFLSTAAWSTVGAFGAAGLLTNCATSDAVAELKEGTPLSLRNQAPDGEPLKAGLVGCGGRGSGAAVNFLDAGPNLEIVALGDIFEDQLQKCRELLGKARDVEIPDENCYTGFDNYKGVIDSDVDVVIFATPPHFRPQHVAAAIDAGKHVFQEKPVAVDPVGARAMMETTEKAKEKNLCMVSGTIRRYQKDFIETQRRVADGAIGDVIGANILRNGGAIWWVERQDQWSEMEYMIRNWQNYTWLSGDHFVEQFIHELDVMNWHIGEFPSKAVGYGGRAQEVSGNKFDHFSVAYEYEDGRRVHCATRQINDCDNDKVQHITGTKGYADATGTLYNHQGEVIWEYPYPEDDNEESDWYVNNPYVQEHIELVTAIRTGNYINDSEIQINSTRMALMGRMAAYTGKEITWEQVVNSDLRLGPGKYEFGPVSGVPENPPVVGSAPAPVQRYS
- a CDS encoding SDR family NAD(P)-dependent oxidoreductase — encoded protein: MTDQKTHSVVITGASRGIGRRIAMAFARETDFALLLIARTKSDLKDTQTLCRKMGDNDVEIIKCDASNPKAVKKMKFPDNFPQPQFLINNAGSFLLKPLAKTSHEELVEQIQSNLYSAVNITNYFLDKLKEKSHALIINICSVGAIEGLKDSGAYSASKHALLGYTRSLRQELMNTEVGVTAVNLGQTQSTSWEGSLIDRDLLIDPDDVAKIILNLTQLSTRTIVEEILVKPQHGRVPPI
- a CDS encoding SIMPL domain-containing protein; its protein translation is MRTSYQNNILVALLVAVGIALAGWFIGDGFIEARSGDRYVTVKGVSERDVMADMALWPIRYVAAGNNLNTVQQKIRQDQNRIQTFLEAHGIAEEAIELQNLEVTDRTAQSYQSGSYENRFILEQTLMVRSESVTKIEDASQDIGTLVEAGIILNSQYSGGGPTYLFNGLTELKPDMIAEATKNARQSAEQFASDSGSELDGIRSANQGVFVILARDKAPMLQEEKQIRKTVRVVSTIEYYLAE
- a CDS encoding Gfo/Idh/MocA family protein, giving the protein MSNDVINILVVGCGNMGTSHARAYDRLKGVQIIGLVSRGPESRNRLSDELGGLPTFDNYEEALEQTKPDAVSINTYQSTHADYAIQALGHGAHVFVEKPLAETVNEAQAVVKAAQQADKKLLVGYILRHHPGWIQFVEQGQKLGKPLVMRMNLNQQSTGPQWQVHKNLMSSMSPIVDCGVHYVDMMCQMTQSLPVSVHAIGARLTEEIDSDMYNYGQLQVTFKDGSVGWYESGWGPMMSESAYFIKDAIGPNGSISVQKNTFDGNRGKSADIEEHTKINKLLVHYSDTNDEGNLIKDDIVIETPDEPTHDELCFYEQEYFIKAIREDLDLNDHMLAAVQTLQIVLACDESVKTGKKVKL
- a CDS encoding 3-keto-disaccharide hydrolase; translated protein: MDRRTFARQALLGAAFFGNPLSQSSDKEHSAGEEVLSFKPLFNGKDLSGFKDVNTSADTWWVEEGILKCTGQPIGVMRTEKMYQNFILDIEWRHMEPGGNSGVFVWADGKPYKDQPYPKGMEVQMLDVQWAEINDRPIEYVHGHLFPAMNLEGTIPDNPSEIEGRSYALENRVNGTGEWNRYIVVCVDGTLKLAVNGKFVNGIRSTKRKKGYICPESEGSEVHFRKIDIMELPGGVISKEQTAPLAD